Genomic window (Streptomyces cadmiisoli):
CACGCCTTCTCGCCGATGGAGGTCGTCAACGGCGCGACCCGCACCGGCATGTCCGTGCGCGAGTGGCTGACCGCGGCCAAGGAGGCCGGACTGGACTCCGTGCCCGGCACGGCCGCGGAGATCCTCGACGACGAGGTCCGCTGGATCCTGACGAAGGGCAAACTGCCGGCGGCCACCTGGATCGAAGTGATCACCACGGCGCACGAGCTGGGCATCCGCTCGTCGTCGACGATGATGTACGGCCATGTGGACCAGCCCCGGCACTGGCTCGGCCATCTGCGCACCCTGGCCGGCATCCAGCAACGCACCGGCGGCTTCACGGAGTTCGTGACGCTTCCGTTCATCCACACCAACGCTCCGGTCTATCTGGCGGGCATCGCCCGGCCCGGCCCGACGGCGCGCGACAACCGGGCGGTGACGGCGATGGCCCGGCTGCTGCTGCACCCGTGGATCCCGAACATCCAGACCAGCTGGGTGAAGCTCGGCGCGCAGGGCGCGGCGGAGATGCTCCGCTCCGGCGCCAACGACCTGGGCGGCACGCTCATGGAGGAGACGATCTCCCGGATGGCGGGCTCCTCCTACGGCTCGTACAAGTCGGTCAAGGACCTGATCGCGGTGGCCGAGGCCGCGGGCCGCCCGGCCCGCCCCCGGACGACGCTGTACGGCGAGGTGCCCGAGGAGCGCCGCCGGGCGGCCGAGGCCTCGGACGGGCACCTGCCGGCGCTGCTGCCGGTACTGGACTGAGCCGGGATCCGCGGCCGGGGCGGCCCCGGCCGCGGATCGCCCGGTCGGGCGCTCACAGTACGATGATCCGACCCTCGACACCGGGGGTCGGAGACTGAGGAGATGCGTGCCCGTGCCTGCCCGACGGCTTCCCTCGTGGGCCTGGGTCAGCGGCCTGACCGCGGGGGCGGTCGCGGCGGTCGCCGTGCTGGCCGTGCAGGCCGGCCAGGGAACCCGCCCCACCGCCACGGCGACCGTGCCGAGCCCGTCGGCGTTCCCCAGCGCGCGTCCCACCGCCGAGCGGCCGCCGGCCCCGCCGGCGGTCCCGGACGACTCCGGCACCGGGCGCCGCATCGTCTACTCCCTCGCCGAGCGGCGGGTCTGGCTGGTCGACGTCAACGACAGCCCCCGGCGTACGTTCACCGTCTGGCCCGGCACGGTCGACCCCGACCCCGGCAGCTACACGGTTGGCACCCGCACCGACGCCACGACCGGCTCGGACGGCGTGCCGGTCGAGCACGTCGTGTTCTTCGCCCTCAAGTCCGGCGTCAACTTCGCCTTCTCCGCGGCCGTGGACGGCTCCTCGCCGCCGCCGGCCGAGCCGGGTGCCCGGACCGGCGGCATCCGTATGAAGTCGGCCGACGGCTCCGCCCTGTGGACGTTCGGGTCGGCGGGCACGACCGTGACGGTCGTCGACTAGTGCCGTGGCAGGCAACGTTTGCCCGTCGCGACGGCGCGAACGTTGCGTGCTACGGCACTAGGACCTGTCGGTAAGGCGGTGTCCGGTCCCCGCTACGTCCGGTGCGCCACGGTTCACCTCAGGGCCAGCACGATCGCGGCTCCGGCACAGCCGAGGAGCAGGGCGAAGCCCGCCGGGCCCCAGCCGCCGTCCCGCCAGGGGAAGGGCACGTCGAGGGAGAGCCGGCCCGGCCCCACGGCGGCGATGGTGAAGGCGCCGACGGCCAGCAGCATGGGGTAGGAGAAGGCCGGCCCGGTCGACGACCACAGGCTGAAGTGGGGCGCGATCTCCATCGCGTTGATCATGACCCCGATCGAGGCCGCCGCGGCGAGCGGAGTGAGCAGCCCGACGGCCAGGCCGAGCCCGCCGAGGAACTCGGAGGCCCCGGCGAGCACGGCGTAGAAGAGGGCGGGGTCGTATCCCAGCTGGGCGAACCCGGCGGCCGTCGCGTCCGGGCCGGACCCGCCGAACCAGCCGAACAGCTTCTGGGCCCCGGCTCCCGCGAGGATCAGGCCGACGGCCAGGCGGAGCATCAGCATCGCGACGTCGGAGGCACCGGCCGGCATCGGCGCGGCACCCGTGCCCGGAACGACGGGCTGATCGGGACGCTCGGTGTGCAGTTTCATCGTGGAGTCACCTCCAGCGTCGCCGGTCCCGGTCGCCGGAGGTGACGGCGGCCCGGGGCGCCGCCGACGCGGTCAGGTGGAGAAGGCGGGCCGGCGCGGCCGGTCCGGGAGAGCCGGGCCGACGGTGCCGGGCACAGGAGTCGGACGGAGAACTCGGGCCGGGTACGTCGGGCGCCCCGGCTCCTCGGGCTCTCCACCCACCGTACTGCCCTGCCCACCACGACGCGTGACGACCGGGCGCCGCCGAGGCATCCGCAATGTCACCTGGTACGGCCGATAGCCGACCAGTCACGACAAGTTCGGTCACATTCCACATACCGATTCGCCTCTGATCCGACGCTTCCCGGTCGAATACAGTGCTGTGCTGTCGTACGTACGGACGGTGCCCCGGGGAGGTCTGGTGGATGCGACAGCCGGCGCCGTCTGGGGCCGCACCGAGCAGCAGGACTTCCGCAGCCGGGTGCGCGGAACGCTGCTCGGCGTGGCCGTCGGGGACGCCCTCGGCGCGCCCGTCGACACGCTCGACCTGGACGCGATACGGCAGGCGCACGGCCCGGAGGGCGTCGTCGATCTCGCGCCCGCGTACGGCCGGCGCGGCGCCGTGACCGACCGTACCCAGCTCACCCTGTTCACGGTCGACGGGCTGATCCGCGCCCAGGTGCGCCGTGACACCGGCGCCTGGCATCCGCCGACCGATCTGCACCGGGCGTATCTGCGGTGGGCCACCACGCAGCGTGACTGGGGGCCGGACGAGCGGCGCAAGGACGACGGCTGGCTGGCCCGCGAGGAGTGGCTGTACGCCCGCCGCGATCCGGCCCGCGCCCTGCTGCTCGGTCTCGGTGACGAGATCATGGGCACACCGGACGTGCCGAAGAACCCGGGCGAGGCGGGCCCGGAGGCCGCCGCCCGTTCCGCGCCGTTCGGTCTGCTCGTCGGCTGGGAGCCGCAGCTGGTCGCCCAGCTCGCCGTGGAGTGCGCGGCCCAGACCCACGGCCATCCCACCGCGTATCTCGCCGCGGCGGCCTACGCCGTGATCGTGCACGCCCTGGCGCGGGGCGAGACGCTCGACGGTGCCGTGCAGCGGACGCTCGCCCTGCTCGCCGCCCGGCCGGGGCACCAGCCGGTGTCGGAGGCGCTCCAGCACGCGCTCGGCGCGGTGCGCCAGGGGATCCCGACCCCGGCACGCGTCGCCGACCTGGCCGGCGCGGGCACCGCGGACGGGGCGGTGTCGGCCGCCGTCTACTGCGCCATGGTCGGCGAGGACGTCCGGCACGGTCTGCGCCTCGCCGCCAACCACGACGGCCCCTCGGCCACCGTCGCCGCCCTCACCGGCGGACTGCTCGGTGCCCTGCACGGCGAGACGGCCCTCCCGCCGGCCTGGCTGGCCGAGCTGGAGGGCCGTCCCACGATCCTGGAACTCGCCGACGACTTCGCGATGGAGATGACCCAGGGTCCGGCCCTGCACGGCCCGGCCGGCGCGTCACCCGCGTGGCTGGCGCGCTACCCCCGGTAGAGAGGTGGAGAGAGGGCGCGGCCCGCCGCGCTCAGTCCTTCACCGGCGCGGTGTCGTCGGCCCCGGCCTGCGCCGGGACGACCGCCGCGGCACCGTCGTCGTCGGTGTTGATCCGCTCGATGAGGGCGTCCCGCTCGGGGGTGTCCTCCGGCTTCACGTATCCGATCAGGATGTACAGGGTCAGGGAGACGGCCAGCGGCACCGACACCTGGTACTGCAACGGCACCCCGCCGTCGACGCTCCAGTGGATCGGGTAGTTCACCAGCCAGAAGGCCAGCAGGCCCGCGGCCCAGCTGGTGAGCGCCGCGGTCGGGCCGGAGCGCCGGAAGGTCCGCAGCAGACCCAGCATCATCGGGATCGCGATCGGGCCCATCAGACCGGCCACCCACTTGATGACGACCGTGATGATGTCCTTGAACGTGGGCGAGTTGACCTGCGTCGCCACCGCCATGGACAGCGCCAGGAACACCACCGTGGTCAGCCGCGCCGCGATCAGCCCGGACCGCTCCGACCACGACCGCGCCTTCGCCGACAGCACCGGCGCCACGTCCCGGGTGAACACCGCGGCGATGGCGTTGGCGTCGGAGGAGCACATGGCCATGGTGTGCGAGAAGAAGCCGACGATGACCAGGCCCAGCAGGCCGTGCGGCAGGAGCTGCTCGGTCATCAGGGCGTAGGAGTCGGAGCCGTCCGTCTTCTGCGACTCGACCAGCAGTGGCGACATCCACATGGGGAAGAACAGCACCAGCGGCCAGATCAGCCACAGCGCGGCCGACAGCCGGGCCGACCGGGTGGCCTCGTGCGGCGTCGGCGTGGCCATGTACCGCTGCGCCTGGTTGAGCATGCCGCCGTTGTACTCGAACAGCTTGATGAACAGGAACGCGAGCAGGAAGACCGTCCCGTACGGTCCCACCAGCGGCTTGTCGTGGCCCTGGAGCGCCGGTTCGTCCCAGGCGCCGAAGAACCCGATGCCCTTGTCGTCGAGTTCCATGATGACCGCGACGAACATCGCGAGTCCGGCCAGCAGTTGGATGACGAACTGGCCCAGCTCGGTCAGCGCGTCCGCCCACAGCCCGCCGATGGTGCAGTAGATGCCGGTGATCACACCGGTGATGAGGATGCCCTGGTTCAGCGAGATGCCGGTGAACACCGACAGCAGTGTGGCGATCGCCGCCCACTTGGCACCCACGTCCACGATCTTCAGCAGCATGCCGGACCAGGCCAGCGCCTGCTGCGTCTGGAGGTTGTACCGGTTCTTCAAGTACTCCAGCGGGGAGGCCACATGGAGCCTTGACCGCAGCCGGTTGATGCGCGGCGCGAACAGCTTCGACCCGATGGCGATACCGAGGGCGATCGGGAAGGACCAGGTCACGAACGAGGTCACGCCGTAGGTGTAGGCGATCCCCGCGTAGCCGGTGAACATCACCGCGCTGTATCCGGACATGTGGTGCGAGATGCCGGACAGCCACCACGGCATCTTCCCGCCCGCGGTGAAGAAGTCGCTGACGTTGTCGACACGTTTGTGCGACCAGACGCCGATCGCGACCATCACGCCGAAGTAGCCGATGAGCACGGCCCAGTCGAGACTGTTCATGTGCCAACCTTCCGGATTCCGCCTGGTGAACGGCCCGCTCATCGTGGGTGCGGCGACACGGACACGACAAGCGAGAGGAAGGTCAAGAGCAGGCAAAAAAGTTCTGTGAGATGACTCACGTTCATGAACATGAACGTCGCCGAAGGTGTCAGCGCATCAGCTCCCCGGCGTTGACCAGCAGCGACTGCCCCGTGATGGCCCGCGCCCGGTCCGAGGCCAGGAACACCGCGGCGTCCGCCACGTCCCCGTCCGTGGCCAGCTCCGGCAGCGCCATCCGGCCGGTCAGCCGCTCCAGCACCTCGTCCTCGGGTACCCCCTCGGTGTGTGCGGTGAACTGCACGTACGCCTGCACCGGCGGCCCCCACATCCACCCCGGCAGCACGGTGTTGACCCGTATCCGGTGCGGCCCGAGCTCCCGCGCGAGCGAGTACATCGCGCTGGTCAGCGCCCCCTTCGAGGCCGCGTACGCCGCCTGCCGCACCTGAGAGGGGGCCGCCACCGCCGACTGCGTCCCGACGAACACCACCGAGCCGCCGCACTCCTTGAGCCCCGGCAGGCACGCCCGGGTCATCCGCAGCGTGCCCAGCAGATTCACGTCGATCACCGAGCGCCAGGTGTCGAAGTCGGCGTCCTGGAGTCCGCCGAAGTGGCTGTCCCAGGCGGCCACGTGCACCACGGCGTCGAGCCGGCCGAACCGTTCCCGGGCCAGCCCGGCCAGTTCCTCGCACTGCGCCTCGTCGGTGATGTCCGTCGCCCGGTACGCCGTGTGCGCGCCGTCCGGGTCGATCGAGGCGGCGCTCTTGGCGAGGTTCGCCTCCGTCCGCGCGCCGAGCACGGCGTTCCCGCCGTCCCGTACGACCGCCGCCGCGACCTGGTGGCCCAGTCCGGCGCCGACGCCCGAGACGACCACGGTCCTTCCCTCCAGCAGTGACATCGCAGACTCCCCGCTCTGGCACTTTCCCTGACGGACCGTCAGAGTATGGGCGACCGGAGGAAAGGGGAACCGCATGAGCGAGGACACCCGCAGCGAGCTGTACGCCGAACTGGCCGCCGTCGGCCCCTACGGCGTCCGCCCCGGCCACGCGCTGATCACCATGGTCGAACCGCACCCGGGTCACGAGTACGCCTACAACCGCTGGTACGAGGACGACCACTACTACGCCGGCGCCATGGCGATGCCCTGGATGTACGCCGGGCGCCGCTGGGTGGCCACCCGCGATCTGCAACTGCTGCGCCACCCCGAGAAGTCGGCCGTCGCCCAGCCCGTCACCACCGGCTGCTACCTGTCCACGTACTGGATCACCGCCGGCCGGCACGCCGACCACATGCGCTGGACCGTGGGCATCAACAAGCGCCTCAACCACGACGCCCGCGTCTACCGCGACCGCACCCATGTCTTCACCGCGTTCCAGGACCACCGGACGACCGTCTACCGCGACGGAGCGGCAGGCCCCCGCGACTTCCACGCGCTCGACCACCCCTACGCGGGACTGGTCCTCCAGGTGATCGACGCCGAATCGGCCGAGCAGCGTGCCGCACTGCTCGACTGGCTGCGCACCCGGCACCTGCCCAAGCGGCTGGCCGGCTCCCCGACCGCGCTGGTCACCGTCTTCCGCCCGGTGCCGCTGCCCGGTGACCGGATGACGTACGTCCGCCAGGTCGAGGGGGTCGACACCCGGCTGACCCTGCTGTGGTTCCTGGAGGCGGACCCCAGGGAGTGCTGGGAGCGGCACTTCGCCGGGCAGTCCGACGCCGTCGAGGAGACGGGGCTCGGCCGGGTGGAGCTGGTCGCGCCGTTCATCCCCACCGTGCCGGGGACCGACCGCTATGTGGACCAGCTGCGCTGACCCCGCGGCAGGGCGCCGTCAGCCGGCCGGGTGACGCCCGGACCGGTGTCCGGTCACCGCAGCTCCTCCGGGCACGGCGTGCCGCGCGGCAGGTCGTACGGCGACGCCAGCCGGTAAGTGCCCGCCCGCGGAGCGAGCAGCACCGTCCACCGGTCGCCCTTCGCGTCCTCCTCCGTCTCCATCAGGCAGCCGCTGACGTTGCGATACGTCTTCGGCATGCCTTCCGGGCGGTCCTCGGAGGCCTTGGTCTCCTGCGGCGGCTGGACGCCCTTGCCCTCCGCGTCGACGAGCTTGAGCCAGGGGGAGTACGGGACCCGGATCAGGACCCGGCCCGGCTCCCGGATCCGCAGCGTCATCTCGCCCTGCTCGGCCCGTTCGACGGTGGCGGGCGGGTCGGCCAGCGGCGTCGGGTCGGTCACCGCGAACAGCTGCCAGTTGGCGTCGCCCCAGATCTGCTTCAGATACGGCAGCCCGCGCTGCACCAGTTCCCGCTCCCGCTCCCCGCCGTCGCCGTCCGGCTCGTCCTTGGGCAGCACGACGTAGTGCACAGCCCAGCGCTTGAGCCAGTCGTGGTAGTTCGCCGAGTTGAGAGTGTCGTCGTAGAACAGCGGGTTGCGCTCCATGTCGGCCTGGCGGTTCCAGCCGCGGGCCAGATTGACGTACGGGGCGAGCGCGGAGGCCTCGCGGTGGGAGCGGGCCGGGACCACCTCGACGCGGCCCTTCCCGGCACCGGCCTGCTGGAGCTGGTTGACCAGCGGCGCCAGCTCACGCGCCCAGGAAGCCCGGGGCGTGGTGTGGACGACGTCGTCGACCGACTTGAAGCCGATCCAGGCGACGAAACCGGCCGAGGCCACCACGATCGCGTACCACTTGCGTGAGCGCGGCACCGCGAACGGCAGCGCCGCCAGCAGGGCCACCCCGGCGAACAGCATCGCCAGCCGGGTGATGTTCGAGCCGATCTGCGAGCTGATCAGCCACACCAGCAGCACCGACAGGCCGTACACGGCGGCCGTGATCCGCACCGTCCGCCAGTCCCGCGGAACCAGCAGGAACACCAGGGCCGCGTACAGCAGCGGAAGGGAGGCCGAACCGAACGACATCGGCTGGGTCCCGGAGAACGGGAACAGCCACGCGGACACCGCGACCACGGCGGTCGGCGCGAGCCCCAGCGCCCACGCGCCCGGCCGCCGCTTCTGGAGGAACAGCGCCACCGCCACCAGACCCACGAACAACCCGGCGACCGGCGACGACATGGTGGCGAGCGCGGCCAGCGGAGCCGCGCACAGCGCCTTCGCCCACCGTTTGTGGCGCCAGCGGTACGGCCAGCAGAACACCACGGCCACCGCGCCGAGGGCGAACAGCGTGCCCAGGCCGTAGGTCACCCGCCCGGACGCCGCGTTGCACAGCAGGGAGAACACCCCGACGGCGGCCGGCCAGAACGGTCGCCGGACCGCCCGGCTGCGCACCAGGACCAGCGTCAGCAGTCCGGCGGACAGCGTCCCCGCGA
Coding sequences:
- a CDS encoding sodium:solute symporter family protein; its protein translation is MNSLDWAVLIGYFGVMVAIGVWSHKRVDNVSDFFTAGGKMPWWLSGISHHMSGYSAVMFTGYAGIAYTYGVTSFVTWSFPIALGIAIGSKLFAPRINRLRSRLHVASPLEYLKNRYNLQTQQALAWSGMLLKIVDVGAKWAAIATLLSVFTGISLNQGILITGVITGIYCTIGGLWADALTELGQFVIQLLAGLAMFVAVIMELDDKGIGFFGAWDEPALQGHDKPLVGPYGTVFLLAFLFIKLFEYNGGMLNQAQRYMATPTPHEATRSARLSAALWLIWPLVLFFPMWMSPLLVESQKTDGSDSYALMTEQLLPHGLLGLVIVGFFSHTMAMCSSDANAIAAVFTRDVAPVLSAKARSWSERSGLIAARLTTVVFLALSMAVATQVNSPTFKDIITVVIKWVAGLMGPIAIPMMLGLLRTFRRSGPTAALTSWAAGLLAFWLVNYPIHWSVDGGVPLQYQVSVPLAVSLTLYILIGYVKPEDTPERDALIERINTDDDGAAAVVPAQAGADDTAPVKD
- a CDS encoding SDR family oxidoreductase, translating into MSLLEGRTVVVSGVGAGLGHQVAAAVVRDGGNAVLGARTEANLAKSAASIDPDGAHTAYRATDITDEAQCEELAGLARERFGRLDAVVHVAAWDSHFGGLQDADFDTWRSVIDVNLLGTLRMTRACLPGLKECGGSVVFVGTQSAVAAPSQVRQAAYAASKGALTSAMYSLARELGPHRIRVNTVLPGWMWGPPVQAYVQFTAHTEGVPEDEVLERLTGRMALPELATDGDVADAAVFLASDRARAITGQSLLVNAGELMR
- a CDS encoding ADP-ribosylglycohydrolase family protein encodes the protein MDATAGAVWGRTEQQDFRSRVRGTLLGVAVGDALGAPVDTLDLDAIRQAHGPEGVVDLAPAYGRRGAVTDRTQLTLFTVDGLIRAQVRRDTGAWHPPTDLHRAYLRWATTQRDWGPDERRKDDGWLAREEWLYARRDPARALLLGLGDEIMGTPDVPKNPGEAGPEAAARSAPFGLLVGWEPQLVAQLAVECAAQTHGHPTAYLAAAAYAVIVHALARGETLDGAVQRTLALLAARPGHQPVSEALQHALGAVRQGIPTPARVADLAGAGTADGAVSAAVYCAMVGEDVRHGLRLAANHDGPSATVAALTGGLLGALHGETALPPAWLAELEGRPTILELADDFAMEMTQGPALHGPAGASPAWLARYPR
- a CDS encoding DoxX family protein, with the protein product MKLHTERPDQPVVPGTGAAPMPAGASDVAMLMLRLAVGLILAGAGAQKLFGWFGGSGPDATAAGFAQLGYDPALFYAVLAGASEFLGGLGLAVGLLTPLAAAASIGVMINAMEIAPHFSLWSSTGPAFSYPMLLAVGAFTIAAVGPGRLSLDVPFPWRDGGWGPAGFALLLGCAGAAIVLALR